TGGGTGTTGAGCGCTGCCTTCGGGTCGTACATCAGCCTGCAAACGCGACTGGTGCTATACCTGTTCGGTCCGCTGGCAGTCGTGGCCGGCATCGCTCTGGAGTCGCTGCGGCGGCTGCCGGATAAGCCGCTCAACCTTGGCTTCGTTGTACGGGCGATAGTGGCACTGGCGTTGATCTTCACGGTGGGTGATGCCCTGCGGACACTGGGGCGCAAGGGCGTACAGATTTACTTCTCTGGCGAGGCGGGCTATCGCGAGCGTTACCTGGAGCACGCGTTGGGCTGGCACTATGGGGCCATGCGCCAGGTCAACACCTTGCCGGAGGGGACGACGGTACGCTTCCTTTGGGAGCCGCGCTACCTCTACTGCGACGGCGACCGGCTAAACTGCTGGCCCGACTCGCTGATGGACGGCTGGTACTACGCGCGGCGGGCAGTTGACGATGGCTCCCCGGCAGCGATCGCGGCGGCGTGGCGGGCAACGGCGGATTACCTGCTGGTGTACGAATTCGGGCGGACGTTCGAGCGGGAGAACAGCATTCTCTACACGGCTGCCGACTGGGCCGCCTGGGAGGACTTCGTTACCGGGCACCTGGTTGAAGTGTGGCGCGGCGGCAACGATGGCGCAGCAGCACAATACATCCTGTACCGCTGGCGGGATTGACCGATCAGGGGCAGCGGGCCTAGAACAGCGGCAATTGCACCGGCGGGCGGTGACCATCGAGGAGGATGTACGGGGCGGCGCGGTTGGCCTGCACACCGAGCCGGTTGAGCGTAGCCAGATCGCGGATCGTTCCACGCCGCCGGGCGCGCAGCAGTTGCTCCACGCCTTTCGGCCCGATCCCTGGCACGCGTAGCAGCGTCTCCCGGTCGGCGCGCATGATCTCCACTGGCGCGGTCAGCAAATGGGCGTCGGCCCAGGCGCGCTTGGGATCAACATCGAGGCGCAGGTTACCCACCCCTTCAAAGGGTAGCTCCTCCACATCCCAGCCGTAATCACGCAACAGGAAGCTGGCCTGGTACAGCCGCCGTTCGCGCTGGGGATCGGTCGGCGGCAGGTTCTCGAAAGGCGTATCGATCACCGGGCTAAAGCCAGAGTAGTAGGCCCGCTTCAGGCCAAGCTGGCGGTACAGGCGGGCGCTCAGACTCAGCAACTCCAGGTCCGTGTCGCCCACCGCGCCGACCACGAACTGGGTCACGCTGCTGGCCCAGCGACGCTCCGGGTTCGATTGGCGGATGCGCTGCGCCCACTGCAGGCGTAGCAGCAGGTCATCGCTGAAATCCTTACGGGGGGCCAGGGCATGCAACCGTTCGGGTGTAGGTGCTTCCAGGTTGATCGACACGCGATCGGCAATCTGCATGGCGCGAACGACCTGGTCGTATTCCGCGCCGGGCATGATCTTGAGGTGGATGTAGCCCCGGTAGCCGTACTTATGACGGATGATCTCGCCCGTATCGAGGATACGATCCTGCACCGCTGCGCCGCCCTTGATGATACCTGACGAGAGAAAGATGCCCTCCACTACCCCGGCCCGCACCAGCCTGTCGAAGGCGGCGGCCAGCTCATCCGGCGAAAAGGTCTCGCGGCGCATCTGTGTCCGCCCGGCGCGGAACGGGCAGTAGAAGCAGTTCTTCTCGCAGGCGGTGGTGATCATCGTCTTCATGACCGGCTTGAGACCCTGAGGGGTGGTCACATGGGTGACACAGGGCAGCAACTCAGGGTCGGGCGCGGGGCGACTTTGCAGCGTCAGGCGCTCGCTCAAGGGGGCGTCACCCGCCGGCTCAAACTCGGTGATGGCGCCCAGCCGGGCCAGACGGGTCAGGGTATCGGGGACCACGTGAATGTTCATAAATCTATAATACCGAACTTATGTTCTGAGGTCAATAGCGACAGCAGAGGCAACAGGGGCCTTGTCAACTCTGGCGGCATGGCGGCAGACAGCGAGCAGGTCAGGGGTTGGGAGGCCGGGAGGCTGAAGACACAAGGCCAGAGGCAGGTGGTAGAGCAAACAAGCCGGGAGAACGGGAAGCCAACCCGCTGCCCCATTGCCTGCTGAAAAGTAAAGCTCCAGGTCGTGTGAAGAGGGGGAAACACACAGCCCGGAGCTTTAGAGGGGAAACTGCCTACAATATAGCACGAGTTCGTAAGAAATTAAAGTGCCAAATTTCACCATAAAAGGGTTCTTTAGGCAAAAATGGGCAAAATTCACGAATTTCTAAGCTTTTCCGGGGCTCAAAGCCAAGCTGAACACGCAGAGATTGCCGCCACAAACACGCCCGGACAACCGTAGCGGCGCGACTCGCATCGCGCCGCCTTTCGCTCACCGCCGGGCATAGGTGCCCATCAGCCGGGTTTCCGCCAGGATATGCCCGCGCAATGCCCGCAGCAGGTCGTCGCGGCGCGCTCCCGGCCCCAGCTGGAGCAGTGTATTGAGGGCGTACAGGGTGAAGAAATAGCGGTGCGTGCCCCGCGGCGGGCACGGCCCGTTGTAGCCCACACGGCCCCAGCTATTGACGCCCTGCCTGGCCCCGCCGGGCAGCGTCTCCTGCGGCGGTATCCCTTCGGCCAACCCGGTTTCTGTAGCCGGAATGTCGTAGATCACCCAGTGGATCCACGTCCCCGCCGGGGCGTCGGGATCATCACAGATCAGCGCGAAGGCCCGCGTGCCCGCCGGCGCGCCCTGCCAGGCCAGCGGGGGAGAGAGGTCATCGCCATCGCAGGTGTAACGGGATGGGATGGTCGCGCCGCTGGCGAACGCGGCGCTGGTGATTTCAAACGCCATGGTCGCCCTCCTGTTCTATAGCTTCCCGGCCTGGCACTCTGGAGACCGGAAACACTTACCCTTGCTGCCTGAAACCGGCAAAGAGCCGCCCGCCTGCAGGAGCCAACGCGCCATCGACAAAGGCGATCAGGGCGTCAACCCGCCGATGGCAATACAGATCGCGCAGGGCGTCGGCCAGACGGTCGGCCAGGGTGGGGTTGTAGCGACGCAGGGCGCGGAGAGTCCACTTGCCGGTTCCCGCCCACTGGCCGTGGGTGATCAGCACGAACTCGGCGGCGCGCTGGGCCAGCTCTGCTGCGATGAAGTACCGTTCCCCGCTATCAGCAGCGCCCTGTAAATCGTCGAGCAAATCGGTCAGGGTGTAGCGCAGACTATCGGTTTCCTCCGGCGTCAGAGGGGGTGGCCCGGCGGCCAGCAACGACTCCGCCTCCGCCCGAATTTGTGCGGCTGTCCCATCGCGGTCACAGAGAATGGCGCCCTCCACACACATCATCGGCAGGGAAGGCCGCCGCCGCGCTACATCACTGGCGAAGTAGCGGCGCAACGACTCCGGCGTATGGACAAACGCCTCAACCGGCCAGCCGCCAAAATACAGCGATTCCCGGAAGGGGGCGTCCGGGTGGCCCGTCACGACCACAATATCCAGATCGGAGGTCGGCGTATGATCACCGCGCACCACACTCCCCGCCAGGAAAGCCGCCCGGCAATCCGGGTAGTGAACGACGATGAAAGCTGTGGCTGTGGTCATGGCGTCAGAGCGATGAGTCATCGGCTTTCCTCCCTCAGGACAGGCCAGTCCCGAAGAGCTGGCGGTGACGGGCCAGGCGGGGCGTCCAGACGTAGCCTTCAAAGACGGCCAGGGCTTCATCCAGCAGGAGAGGCCCTACAACCTCCACCCGCCGCTTGCCGCCCATGTTCAGGATGCTCTCGCAGGATGGCTTGGGTGTGCCGCCCGTCATCTGCTGGAGGACGGTCTGCGGCGCCCCGAAGACCACGCGGGAGATGCGCGCCCAGTAGATCGCGCCGGCGCACATCATGCACGGCTCGACGCTGGCGTATAGGGTAAAGCCCTCCAGAGAGAAAGCGTGATTCTCCCGGCAGTAGGCGCTGATCACGGCCAGTTCGGCATGGTAGGTCGGGTCAGAAGCTTCAACACTGCGGTCGCGATCCTGGGCCACCACGGTGCCGTCGTGCACCAGCACTGCGCCGAATGGGTCAGCCCCGTGCTGGCGAGCTTTAAGAGCCAGCTTGAACGTCAGCCGCAGAAAGTGCTCATCCGCGCTTGTCGTCATCGTCGTCTTCTCCTGTTTCCCGGTCTGGAGCACGCCGATCCCCTGGATTCTGGAAAGAAACAGGAACTATCGCTGGCCTACCCAACTGGCGCGGGATCGGTTAGAGTATCGTGGTGAGAGTGCCTGTATGAACCGTGCTCTTTCTTATACTTGATCATAGCACAAACCGCGCATGAAACTCCTGATCGTCGCCTCATCCCTCGATCTCCAGCAACCGTTCAGCAGCACACCGTCGTGGTGGCAGTTGCTCAAGGGACTGTATGAGATCGGCGTTGAGCTGGTCGTGACCACCTATCAGGGTCCGGCCATCGAAACGCTGTGGTGGCAGGCCGTCCCCAATCCGGTCAAGCGCCAGGGCGACCTGTTCAAGGCGCTGCGCGATGCCGCCCACCGCCTGCCGCGAATCAGTGGGACACCACCCGTCAGGACTCCCGCCGCCGGGCAACCGGAATCGCTCAGCGAGCGCCTGATCCGCCGGGCGGCGCAAACGCTGATCGCCCCCCGCTGGCGGGCGGTACTCGACCGGCTGCTGACTGAGCAGCCAGACATCGACGCCCTGCTCTTCCTGACCATCCCGCTCAATCACGTGGCCGGCGTGCCAGCCTACCTGATCGCAAAGCACGGCAAGCCGGTGTTCTTCTACGATGGCGACCTGCCGGCCAGCCTGCCGCAGTTCAGGGGCTTCGCTACCGGCTTCCGCATCTACCAGGGGGCTGACCCCGGCGAGTACACGGCGGTACTGGGCAGCTCGGTCGGGGCGCTGGAACATCTGACCGCCCTCGGGGCGCGCCATGTCCACACCCTACATTACGCCGCCGACCCGGACATCTGGTCGCCGCTGGAAGTTCCGCAGGACATCGATGTCTTCTTCTACGGTCACGGGGCGGAATACCGCGAGGACTGGATCCGGGCCATGATCGCGGAGCCGTCGCGGGCGCTGCCGGAGCGGCGCTTTGCCGTGCGCGGCACAGCGCTGGGTGATCTGGGCCGCGCCGAACGGTTGCCCTACCTCTCCTTCAGCAAGCTACGCCAGTACGCCTGCCGCAGCCGGATCAACCTGCTGATCACCCGCCAGGCCCACGCCAGCGTCTATGCCAGCAGCAACGCCCGCCCCTTTGAGCTGGCCGCGCTGGGCGCGTGCATGGTTTCCAGCCCCTACAGCGGGCTGGAAACGTGGTTCGAGCCGGAAAAGGAAGTGATCATCCTGGCCAGCGCGGAGGAAGCAACAGAGCGTATCGCCTGGCTGCTGGATCACGAGGCAGCGCGGGCGGCGATCGGGGCGGCGGCGCGAGCACGCTTCCTCAAAGAGCACACTTATCGTCACCGGGCGCAGGCGCTGGTTGCAATCATCCGCCAGTACCTGTAAACCAGGGCTGACGCCGTTACGTCACCCGTTCCAACAGGGCGACCAACGGCGCAACGGCCTGTTCCGGCGTGTAATGGCGGCGCACTGTTCTGGCGCCGGTCACGGCCAGGCGCTCACGCAGGGCAGGGTCTTCCGCCAGGCGGCGGATCATGCGGGCCAGGTCGCCGGGATTGCTCGGCGGGACGGTGATCAGGTCTTCCCCCGGGGCGAAGTATTCGCGGATGGCTGCCGACTCAGCGGTGATCAACGGCTTCTCCAGCGCCAGGCATTCCAGAATGCGGTGTGGTACCACATAATCCGTCTTGGTGCGCCGGGCAAAGACACCCAGGCAGATATCGGCCCGCGCCACCATCGGGATCAGGTCGGATAGAGCCGGTGGCTCAATGAAGTCCAGCCGCTGGATACCCAGCAGGTGAGCGCGCTCGATGGCGGCGGCGTGGCGTGGCCCGCGCCCGATCATCTCAAAGCGAAAGCGCTCATCCGTGTTGAGCCAGCTCAGCGCCCGCAGGATCACCTCTGTGCCATGAAAGGGGTTGAAGTTGCCGTAGAACTGCACCAGCAGCGGCTCGTCCGGCCCTTTTTCGACAGGCGGGACGGCAGACAACCATTCCGGGCCAACTCCTACCGGGACGACGGCCAGCCGCCGCGCCGGTGCGCCGATCTGCTCCAGGAAGGCCGTTTTGTGGCAGTTGGTATCCGTGAAGACGCCTGCCGCCGTTGCCAGGTTCCAGGCGTCCAGCGCCCGGTAGGCGCGGCTGCGCCAGCGACGCTCCCGGACGTTGCTATCCACCACACGCGATTCATACAGCCCGACGATGTAATCGACCAGCACGGGCTTGCCCAGTAGCCGCCCTAACGCCACGGCCAGCGGGGCGAGTAACTGGTTATATTCAGCCACGATCAAGGCGTCGCATTCGCGGGCTTCCCGCCGCATGGTTCGCCATAGAACCGGCAGGGACTGGCGCAGGTTGAGGCCGGTGGGCAGCGGGGCTATCGAGACCTTCCAGCCGCGCGCTTCCAGCCCGGCGCGGATAACGCGGTTGCGGGTGGCAGCAGGATCAAAAGCGCCAAGATAGCAGACGGATCGCTGGCTCATCAATCCGTTATCGTCCCCAGTCTCTGCCTCATCATACCCATCACCGACGAACAGCGGTGGGTTACCTGCCGCAGGCGACGCGCTCAGGAGGCCATCAACGCCACCAGGCGGTCCATCAATCTATCCAGGCTGTGGGCAGCGGCGACGCGCGCGCTCAGGGTCAGGCCAATGGCCCGTCGTTCCTCGGCTGTTAGCCTGAGCAGGGCGTTCAGACGGGCAGCCAGCGCTTCGGCGTCGCTGCCATCGGGGATGCGCAGGTGATCGCTGTACTCGCCGAGCAGGTCATCAAAGGCCGGGTTGGCGACCACCGTCGGCACGGCGCACAGCAAACCCTCCAGCACCACCTTGTCGAACAGGCCTGGCGGGCTGCCATTAAAGGCCAGGCTGGCCTCATGAAAGACGCCCCGCACACCTTCGGCGGGAATCGGCCCCCACAGGGTCACCCGGTCGCCGACGCGCAGCCGGTCGACTTCCCGCCGCAGGAAATCGGCGTAATCCGCAGGCTGGCCGGGGAGCGTCCCACCAGCAATGGCGTAGCGGGCGGGAGGATCGCCATAACGATCGCGCAAGATAGCCGCGGCGCGGATCAGCGTCTCGTGGCGTTTGATCGGGGAAAGCCGCGCCAGGCTGACGATCAGCGGTGGGTCATCCGGCGGGGCGGGCGCTGGCTGAAAGGCAGCGGTGTTGATCCCGTGCCCCAGGGCGTGCACCTTCGGGCTGGCGATGGGAAAGCTGGAGGGGTGAGCGGTGGCGATATGGCGGGTCAACGGGACGGCCAGACGCAGTTCCAGGCTGGCCTCGCGGTGGGTATACCACAGTGTGATCGGCTTCCGGTAGAGGGCGGCCAGCGGCGCTGCCGTCAGGACATAGCGCGGAATCATGTGGGCAAAGAGCACATCAACCTCGCGGATGTGACGTTCCAGGGTGCGGAGAAACGCCGCAGCGCGGCCCGGTCGGCCCAGGCCGCGCTCCTTGCCCAGCGATTCGACGACCACATTACCCGGCAGGCTGTAATCCCCTGCCCGGACTGGCATAACCACCAGTCGCTCCACCCGCGCCGCCAGCGCTGCCACCCAGTCATGGGTGAAGCTCAGCACCTGGTCGTGCCGGTCAAGCACCTGGGTCATCATCAGAACCCGCAACGATCGCGCCACAAGCCCCCCATATTCCTGCGAATGCGCCCGATCATAGCACGCCAGCGCCCAGTTTGCCTACCTGCCGATGCCTGCGGTCTCCCGCCAGCAGGCCATCCACTCCTCAAATAACCGCGTTGAATCAAACCGCGCCAGCACCAGGGCACGCCCGCGCTCACCCATCGCCCGGGCTTGTTCCGGGGCGCGCAGCAGCGCCAGCACGCGCCGGGCAAAGGTTTCCACGTCGCCCTGGGGGATGAGGTAGCCGTTCTCGCCATCGACCACGACCGCCCGCGCGCCCGCCGACTCCATAGCCACAAGCGGCAGACCTGCTGCCCCGGCCTCCTGCAGCACGCGAGGTACTCCTTCGTAGACGCTGGTGAGCGCGTAAACGTCTGCCGCCCGATAGACAGCCGGGAGCCGGTCAAAGGGAATCCGGCCCGTCAGGATAACGCGATCTCCCAGGTTTCGCCGTGCGATCTCTGCCGGGATGTCCTCCTCAGCGGCGGCAGTATCACCGACCAGCACCAGGCGCGCCTTCGGTTCGGCGTCGGCCACCAGGCGCATGGCATCCAGCAACACCGGCAGGCGCTTAAGGCGCACCATCCGCCCCACCCACAGGACAACACGATGATCGGCGGTCAGCCCCCAGGTCGCGCGTTGCGCCGCGATCTGCTCCGCCGGGACAGGCGCAGCAAACGGGGCCGGATCCGCCAGCGGGATGACACGCACACGCTCCGGGGGAATGCCCAGCGCCAGGTATTTATCGCGTTCGGCCTCGTTGACCACGCGGTTCATCGCTGCCCGGCGGATCACCCATTTGCCCAGCCGGTTGAAGATCGCGTGGCGACGCGGGCGCTCGGCGATCCAGTAAGGGTTATCGAAGAAGGCGCTGTGATTCTGGACAAGCAGCGGAGCCTTCAGCAGCCAGCTCAGGATCACCCCGGTCAGACCGGTGCCGAAAGGGTCCTGGGCGGTGATCAGATCAACCGGGCGGCGGGCGCGCCGCAGCCCTGTCCAGACGGCGCGGACCACGAACAGCGCGCGGCTGCCGCCGACCGGGTGCACAGACAGCTGAGGGGAGAAGATCGGGCTGACCACTGGACGACGGGTAGTATAGACAATCATCGTCAGGTGGCCAGCGACCTCCCCGTAACGCTCATGACGCCGGTAGACTTCGCTCTGCAGCCCGTCCAGCACATCATCGCTCAGGCTGATCATGAGCACGTTCAAGTTTGTTCATCTCCTGATCGGCGGATGCCCGCCGCATGGGCCAACGCAGCCAGCTCACCGCTGACGGATGGGCTGCCAACGACAGTGATGACATCCCCCGCCCGCAATTCCGTGTTGCCGTGGGGGACGACCAGGCGGCCTTCCCGTCGAATAGCGGCCACGATACTCTCCGGCGGCCAGATCACCTCACAGATGCGCCGACCGGCAATCGGCGCCCCCGGTTCCAGGTAAAGCTCAAAGACATGCGCACCGGTCAGGGTATTGAGGCGGATGCGCTCCGCCAGATGCTGATCTTCCAGCTTGCGGGCGATGGCGATGTTATAGGCCCGCATGATATCACTCCGGGCGATCAACCCGACGACCTCACGTGTGCCAGGCCGGACAACCGGCACGCTTCCGACGCCGCGCGTGCCCATCATCCGCACTGCCGTCCACAACGGGGCATCCGGGCTGACTGTTGCCACCTCGCGGGTACAAATATCTCCGACCGTCAGCACCTGATCTCTAGCCTGGCTGTAGGCTCGCTGCAAATCCGACAGGGTGACAATGCCGCACAGCAAACCATCGCCATCCACCACACATAGAGCATGCCCCCCATGCTGACGCAGCGCATCCCGCAACGCCAGCAGGCTGGCCTCTTCGGTGATTGTCGGGGCGGGCGTGCGCATCACTTCCCCGATAGTCATCCCCTGCATCAAATCGATATCACGACCCTGTGGCAGGCGCACCCCTTTGCGCAGCAATGCCCGCGTGTAGATGCCAAACGGCTCAAAACGCTCCGTCAGAAAGACACAGGACACGGTGACGAGCATGATCGGCAGGATTAACCGGTAGTCATTTGTCAACTCAAAAACGAGCATGATGGCCGTAATCGGCGCACGCACCACCCCTCCCATCGCCGCCGCCATACCGGCGATGGCGTAGGCTTGCGGATCGCCAATGGTGGTGACAGGTAACAGGGTGTTGACCAACTGCCCGTACAGGCTGCCCAGTACCGTCCCGACGAATAGCGACGGCGCGAAGATGCCACCGACGAAGCCGCCGCCCAGGCTAACCGCCGTCAGCAGAACCTTGAAACCAGCCATTGCCACCAGGGTCGCCAGCGGGAAGCTGCCTGTCCCACTGAGAATGGCCCGCATCGTCTCGCGCCCGGTCCCCATGATCTCCGGTAAGAAAATGCCGACCAGCCCGACCAGCGCCCCGGCCAGCGCGGTCCTGGCCGGGCGGGGCAGGTGGACGCGCCCCCACAGTTGATGCTGCCAGTCGACAACACGCATAAACAGCACAGAAACCAGCGCCAGTGCTGCGCCCAGGGGGATGACCAGCGGGATTTCCAGCGGCCCGCCCAGCGTATAGTTGAAGCGACCAAGTTCCGGGGCCGGTTCGATCGCCCCGGTGAGAGCAGACGAGACCACAGCCGCCAGCACCACCACGCCGAAAGCGCGCGTCTCGAACGCGCCATTGAGGATCACTTCCAGGGCGAAGAACACCCCGGCGATCGGCGCCTTGAATGCGGCGGCAATAGCGCTGGCCGCCCCCGCCGCGACCAGCAGCCGCATCTGCTCCTCCCGCAGGTGCAGCAGGCTCCCAAACCACGAACCGAGATTCGCCCCGATCTGCACGCTGGGGTCTTC
The genomic region above belongs to Anaerolineae bacterium and contains:
- a CDS encoding radical SAM protein — protein: MNIHVVPDTLTRLARLGAITEFEPAGDAPLSERLTLQSRPAPDPELLPCVTHVTTPQGLKPVMKTMITTACEKNCFYCPFRAGRTQMRRETFSPDELAAAFDRLVRAGVVEGIFLSSGIIKGGAAVQDRILDTGEIIRHKYGYRGYIHLKIMPGAEYDQVVRAMQIADRVSINLEAPTPERLHALAPRKDFSDDLLLRLQWAQRIRQSNPERRWASSVTQFVVGAVGDTDLELLSLSARLYRQLGLKRAYYSGFSPVIDTPFENLPPTDPQRERRLYQASFLLRDYGWDVEELPFEGVGNLRLDVDPKRAWADAHLLTAPVEIMRADRETLLRVPGIGPKGVEQLLRARRRGTIRDLATLNRLGVQANRAAPYILLDGHRPPVQLPLF
- a CDS encoding YbhB/YbcL family Raf kinase inhibitor-like protein, coding for MAFEITSAAFASGATIPSRYTCDGDDLSPPLAWQGAPAGTRAFALICDDPDAPAGTWIHWVIYDIPATETGLAEGIPPQETLPGGARQGVNSWGRVGYNGPCPPRGTHRYFFTLYALNTLLQLGPGARRDDLLRALRGHILAETRLMGTYARR
- a CDS encoding nucleotidyltransferase domain-containing protein — protein: MTHRSDAMTTATAFIVVHYPDCRAAFLAGSVVRGDHTPTSDLDIVVVTGHPDAPFRESLYFGGWPVEAFVHTPESLRRYFASDVARRRPSLPMMCVEGAILCDRDGTAAQIRAEAESLLAAGPPPLTPEETDSLRYTLTDLLDDLQGAADSGERYFIAAELAQRAAEFVLITHGQWAGTGKWTLRALRRYNPTLADRLADALRDLYCHRRVDALIAFVDGALAPAGGRLFAGFRQQG
- a CDS encoding nucleoside deaminase: MTTSADEHFLRLTFKLALKARQHGADPFGAVLVHDGTVVAQDRDRSVEASDPTYHAELAVISAYCRENHAFSLEGFTLYASVEPCMMCAGAIYWARISRVVFGAPQTVLQQMTGGTPKPSCESILNMGGKRRVEVVGPLLLDEALAVFEGYVWTPRLARHRQLFGTGLS
- a CDS encoding glycosyltransferase, translating into MKLLIVASSLDLQQPFSSTPSWWQLLKGLYEIGVELVVTTYQGPAIETLWWQAVPNPVKRQGDLFKALRDAAHRLPRISGTPPVRTPAAGQPESLSERLIRRAAQTLIAPRWRAVLDRLLTEQPDIDALLFLTIPLNHVAGVPAYLIAKHGKPVFFYDGDLPASLPQFRGFATGFRIYQGADPGEYTAVLGSSVGALEHLTALGARHVHTLHYAADPDIWSPLEVPQDIDVFFYGHGAEYREDWIRAMIAEPSRALPERRFAVRGTALGDLGRAERLPYLSFSKLRQYACRSRINLLITRQAHASVYASSNARPFELAALGACMVSSPYSGLETWFEPEKEVIILASAEEATERIAWLLDHEAARAAIGAAARARFLKEHTYRHRAQALVAIIRQYL
- a CDS encoding glycosyltransferase, whose protein sequence is MSQRSVCYLGAFDPAATRNRVIRAGLEARGWKVSIAPLPTGLNLRQSLPVLWRTMRREARECDALIVAEYNQLLAPLAVALGRLLGKPVLVDYIVGLYESRVVDSNVRERRWRSRAYRALDAWNLATAAGVFTDTNCHKTAFLEQIGAPARRLAVVPVGVGPEWLSAVPPVEKGPDEPLLVQFYGNFNPFHGTEVILRALSWLNTDERFRFEMIGRGPRHAAAIERAHLLGIQRLDFIEPPALSDLIPMVARADICLGVFARRTKTDYVVPHRILECLALEKPLITAESAAIREYFAPGEDLITVPPSNPGDLARMIRRLAEDPALRERLAVTGARTVRRHYTPEQAVAPLVALLERVT
- a CDS encoding glycosyltransferase family 4 protein, with protein sequence MARSLRVLMMTQVLDRHDQVLSFTHDWVAALAARVERLVVMPVRAGDYSLPGNVVVESLGKERGLGRPGRAAAFLRTLERHIREVDVLFAHMIPRYVLTAAPLAALYRKPITLWYTHREASLELRLAVPLTRHIATAHPSSFPIASPKVHALGHGINTAAFQPAPAPPDDPPLIVSLARLSPIKRHETLIRAAAILRDRYGDPPARYAIAGGTLPGQPADYADFLRREVDRLRVGDRVTLWGPIPAEGVRGVFHEASLAFNGSPPGLFDKVVLEGLLCAVPTVVANPAFDDLLGEYSDHLRIPDGSDAEALAARLNALLRLTAEERRAIGLTLSARVAAAHSLDRLMDRLVALMAS
- a CDS encoding glycosyltransferase family 4 protein, which gives rise to MNVLMISLSDDVLDGLQSEVYRRHERYGEVAGHLTMIVYTTRRPVVSPIFSPQLSVHPVGGSRALFVVRAVWTGLRRARRPVDLITAQDPFGTGLTGVILSWLLKAPLLVQNHSAFFDNPYWIAERPRRHAIFNRLGKWVIRRAAMNRVVNEAERDKYLALGIPPERVRVIPLADPAPFAAPVPAEQIAAQRATWGLTADHRVVLWVGRMVRLKRLPVLLDAMRLVADAEPKARLVLVGDTAAAEEDIPAEIARRNLGDRVILTGRIPFDRLPAVYRAADVYALTSVYEGVPRVLQEAGAAGLPLVAMESAGARAVVVDGENGYLIPQGDVETFARRVLALLRAPEQARAMGERGRALVLARFDSTRLFEEWMACWRETAGIGR
- a CDS encoding CBS domain-containing protein, which codes for MLRWYTLFQDAGLARLARRLRTSEHGAILALAAALGLAVGLAIWLFREGIQVFHELFVLSLAETALAAIVGPAAIVIALALAGAIVGLIVDRLVGEERHHGVAGVLEAVTLAGGHLPYRRMPAKALASALSLGAGASVGPEDPSVQIGANLGSWFGSLLHLREEQMRLLVAAGAASAIAAAFKAPIAGVFFALEVILNGAFETRAFGVVVLAAVVSSALTGAIEPAPELGRFNYTLGGPLEIPLVIPLGAALALVSVLFMRVVDWQHQLWGRVHLPRPARTALAGALVGLVGIFLPEIMGTGRETMRAILSGTGSFPLATLVAMAGFKVLLTAVSLGGGFVGGIFAPSLFVGTVLGSLYGQLVNTLLPVTTIGDPQAYAIAGMAAAMGGVVRAPITAIMLVFELTNDYRLILPIMLVTVSCVFLTERFEPFGIYTRALLRKGVRLPQGRDIDLMQGMTIGEVMRTPAPTITEEASLLALRDALRQHGGHALCVVDGDGLLCGIVTLSDLQRAYSQARDQVLTVGDICTREVATVSPDAPLWTAVRMMGTRGVGSVPVVRPGTREVVGLIARSDIMRAYNIAIARKLEDQHLAERIRLNTLTGAHVFELYLEPGAPIAGRRICEVIWPPESIVAAIRREGRLVVPHGNTELRAGDVITVVGSPSVSGELAALAHAAGIRRSGDEQT